In one window of Chryseobacterium sp. JV274 DNA:
- a CDS encoding DUF2158 domain-containing protein, whose product MELQIGDVVYLKSDLNMNVLMTVSGKDGVSLWCTWFSGNDVKYHQFHKDSLAKYNQ is encoded by the coding sequence ATGGAATTACAAATTGGAGACGTTGTTTATCTAAAGTCGGATTTAAACATGAATGTTTTAATGACAGTTAGTGGCAAGGATGGTGTTTCACTATGGTGTACTTGGTTTTCTGGAAATGATGTTAAATATCATCAATTTCACAAAGATTCTTTAGCTAAGTACAATCAATAA
- a CDS encoding putative phage abortive infection protein, whose translation MKNNNWVFWLIGIGSVVFMSFVLWQNYLYATNLGKDYQGLFGDMFGASNALFTGLSFVGVIIAILLQRQELQLQRNELELTRKEMEQTRDEFVTQNYTLKLQQFENTFFQMLKMLNDIVKRQKYYERDQFFGGEEVFDIIFKNYYSAKHNYVATKLELDDLEAFYDETRVKSEFKNLSKTEILTIYRESSQLMDKKLIPYFSHINSMLKLLSDSEIKNKEVYSSILKSQLNDSELRFIFFKCVTGDVWNEFSTNIQKFGILNRETLLELVEKQLVEDLKLLQNKTAP comes from the coding sequence ATGAAAAATAATAATTGGGTTTTCTGGTTAATAGGAATTGGATCGGTAGTTTTTATGAGTTTTGTTTTATGGCAAAATTATTTGTATGCAACTAATTTAGGAAAAGATTATCAAGGGCTATTTGGAGATATGTTCGGTGCATCGAATGCATTATTTACTGGTTTATCTTTTGTAGGAGTAATTATTGCTATTTTACTGCAGAGGCAAGAATTGCAACTTCAACGTAATGAGTTGGAGCTAACTCGAAAAGAAATGGAGCAAACACGTGATGAATTTGTGACTCAAAATTACACTTTGAAACTTCAGCAATTTGAAAACACATTTTTCCAGATGTTGAAAATGTTGAATGATATTGTTAAACGACAAAAATACTATGAAAGAGATCAGTTTTTTGGTGGAGAAGAAGTGTTTGATATTATTTTCAAAAATTATTACTCAGCAAAACATAATTATGTTGCAACAAAACTAGAACTAGATGATTTAGAAGCTTTTTATGATGAGACAAGAGTTAAGTCAGAATTCAAAAACTTGTCTAAAACAGAAATACTTACCATATACAGAGAATCAAGTCAGTTAATGGATAAAAAATTGATTCCATATTTTTCACACATTAATTCAATGTTAAAATTACTGAGTGATTCAGAAATAAAAAATAAAGAAGTTTACTCATCTATTTTAAAATCTCAATTAAATGATTCAGAACTTAGATTTATTTTTTTCAAATGTGTAACTGGTGACGTATGGAATGAGTTCTCAACAAATATCCAAAAATTCGGAATTTTAAACAGGGAAACATTACTTGAATTGGTTGAAAAACAGTTGGTTGAAGATTTAAAGTTACTACAAAATAAAACAGCCCCATAA
- a CDS encoding recombination protein NinG, with protein sequence MKEIKPKKCAVCGGEFIPSKTTQKVCDWSCAISLGHSNIQKQNAKLWQKEKKIRKEKLKTHKDYLNDLQKVFNEFIRIRDKGKPCVSCGCMVDGNGHASHFFAVGSHPNVRFSEDNVHVSCVECNLHRHGNLAEYSLRLPRLIGQERFDMLVVKAKQSLLKLSIPEIKEKIEYYRNKIKEMKKEYDGI encoded by the coding sequence ATGAAGGAGATAAAGCCTAAGAAGTGCGCGGTGTGTGGCGGGGAATTTATACCGAGTAAGACTACTCAAAAAGTATGTGATTGGAGCTGCGCAATTTCTTTAGGTCATTCAAATATTCAAAAGCAAAATGCTAAACTTTGGCAGAAAGAGAAGAAGATCAGGAAGGAGAAGCTAAAGACTCACAAAGATTATTTAAACGATTTACAGAAGGTATTTAACGAGTTTATTAGAATTAGAGACAAGGGTAAACCGTGTGTGAGTTGCGGGTGTATGGTTGATGGGAATGGACACGCCTCACATTTTTTTGCGGTTGGATCGCATCCGAATGTAAGATTTAGCGAAGACAATGTTCATGTTAGCTGTGTTGAGTGTAATTTACATAGACACGGGAATCTAGCTGAATATTCTTTAAGACTGCCAAGGCTAATAGGACAAGAAAGATTTGATATGCTTGTTGTGAAGGCTAAACAATCCTTACTTAAGCTTTCAATTCCAGAGATAAAAGAAAAAATTGAGTATTACCGTAATAAAATTAAGGAGATGAAGAAGGAATATGACGGTATTTGA
- a CDS encoding PBSX family phage terminase large subunit, which produces MVLEIPNKFEPLFEWLQYKRGGKDESKPPFSVAILTGGRNSFKSFTASVMLAEAVSSFSHRILYTRYTMTSTEDSVIPEFKEKLDLLNYGDRFNINKDRIIYKEGEKEESETTPKVVFKGIKTSAGNQTANLKSLKGFSIFVLEEAEEMPSFSEWDKIRKSIRAKDVFNLCILILNPTTKEHWVHKEFFEERGIPDGWNGVKDGVCYIHTTYKDGQRDWTADHIMEDFEKTEDAYHQYLSTPMKERDSLPEKIKKWHNYYAHSVLGGWLDKAEGVVFTDWIIGDYQEINSTLHGQDFGFSVDPTTLVSASIDKARKKIYLREELYKTHLTTTDIYEANKRVAGTRKVYADSAESRLIEELRKRGNNIEAVEKGPGSISAGIALMQDYQLVIDPGSINLIKELNNYVWSDKKSGVPVDAYNHLIDACRYACYKELKTTRNVDLKKLGRMLG; this is translated from the coding sequence GTGGTTTTGGAGATTCCAAATAAGTTTGAGCCATTGTTTGAATGGTTGCAATATAAAAGAGGTGGTAAAGATGAATCTAAACCGCCTTTTTCCGTTGCTATACTTACAGGTGGACGTAATTCATTTAAATCATTTACCGCATCTGTAATGCTTGCTGAAGCAGTATCATCATTCAGTCATAGAATACTGTACACTAGATATACAATGACTTCTACAGAAGACTCTGTAATACCTGAATTTAAAGAAAAGCTTGATCTTCTCAATTATGGAGATCGTTTCAACATAAACAAAGACCGGATTATTTATAAAGAAGGAGAAAAGGAAGAGTCAGAGACTACACCAAAGGTTGTTTTCAAAGGGATTAAGACCTCTGCCGGGAACCAAACAGCAAACCTTAAATCTCTAAAAGGGTTTTCAATATTTGTACTGGAAGAAGCTGAGGAAATGCCATCGTTTTCAGAGTGGGATAAAATTCGAAAATCCATCAGAGCAAAAGATGTGTTTAATCTCTGTATTCTGATTCTCAACCCTACAACTAAGGAACATTGGGTGCATAAAGAATTCTTCGAGGAAAGAGGTATTCCGGATGGATGGAATGGTGTAAAAGATGGTGTTTGCTACATCCATACTACCTATAAAGATGGGCAAAGGGATTGGACGGCTGATCACATTATGGAGGACTTTGAGAAGACAGAAGACGCGTATCATCAATACTTATCGACTCCAATGAAAGAACGAGATTCTTTACCAGAAAAAATAAAGAAATGGCACAATTACTATGCGCATTCTGTTCTTGGTGGTTGGCTTGACAAAGCAGAAGGAGTAGTGTTTACAGATTGGATTATTGGTGATTATCAAGAGATTAATTCCACGCTACACGGCCAGGATTTCGGTTTTTCCGTTGACCCTACGACATTGGTCAGTGCATCCATTGATAAGGCCCGGAAAAAGATATATCTGCGGGAAGAATTATACAAAACACATCTTACCACCACGGATATTTATGAGGCTAATAAACGAGTTGCGGGAACTCGTAAGGTTTATGCAGATTCTGCAGAATCAAGACTAATTGAAGAGCTTAGAAAACGGGGAAATAATATTGAAGCAGTTGAGAAAGGTCCGGGAAGCATATCGGCTGGAATTGCTTTAATGCAGGATTATCAGTTGGTGATTGATCCGGGGAGTATAAACCTTATCAAAGAGCTGAACAACTATGTTTGGAGTGATAAGAAGTCAGGCGTTCCGGTTGATGCTTATAACCACCTTATTGATGCTTGTAGGTATGCTTGCTACAAAGAACTCAAAACAACTCGAAATGTCGATCTTAAAAAGCTTGGCAGAATGTTAGGATAA
- a CDS encoding phage portal protein, translated as MDLKGLDAEEIVKKLDKLRPNTDYLSKAVLQYNVETHEIFTNKTKYPDKLVETEEGTYSQPINRIGFAFQQLIVDKIVAFGFGKPVTYIPTNDSFSLVQDVLKQNKIISLTRDAAREVYGTTKVAEVWYLTPEADRLRVKLLQPTEGDVFYPVFENGDMTAFVREITLKDESDKEVEYREIYTAEEKIVLKKESQWIEESRERNLIGKIPVVYGSQKKTEWDIVQVLIERMEELASGHAETNDYHADPKVKAKGELTGFARKGQKGAIFQMEKDSELDYLTWDNNTESQKLEFDNLKEFVYKLTQTPDISFEKLKSMGAISGVAAQYYFMDIHLKVEMKREIWDDYLARRINIIKAFLANVLSTKDAKKLEELEVDIVYNPYIINDKKEKIAYLIDATGGQQIMSTETAMRELGIDDPEEEMKRIREENQYSAETENSQTFGV; from the coding sequence ATGGATTTGAAAGGATTAGATGCAGAGGAAATAGTAAAGAAGTTGGATAAACTAAGACCGAACACGGACTATTTATCGAAAGCTGTTCTGCAGTATAACGTGGAGACACACGAGATTTTCACAAATAAAACGAAATACCCGGATAAGCTCGTTGAAACTGAAGAAGGGACGTATTCGCAACCAATTAACAGAATTGGTTTTGCGTTTCAGCAGTTAATAGTTGATAAAATTGTGGCGTTTGGTTTTGGTAAACCTGTTACATACATTCCTACTAATGACAGTTTCTCATTGGTCCAGGATGTTTTAAAACAAAATAAGATCATTTCTTTAACACGTGATGCAGCAAGGGAAGTTTATGGAACTACAAAAGTAGCAGAGGTCTGGTATTTAACACCCGAAGCTGATAGATTGCGTGTTAAATTATTGCAACCAACAGAAGGTGACGTTTTCTACCCTGTTTTTGAAAATGGAGATATGACTGCCTTTGTTCGTGAAATTACCTTAAAGGACGAAAGCGATAAAGAAGTTGAATATAGGGAGATATACACCGCTGAAGAAAAGATTGTTCTAAAAAAGGAATCTCAATGGATTGAAGAAAGTAGAGAGCGAAATTTAATTGGGAAAATTCCGGTTGTGTATGGGTCACAAAAGAAAACCGAATGGGATATTGTGCAGGTTTTAATTGAAAGGATGGAAGAACTAGCTTCTGGGCATGCTGAAACTAATGACTATCATGCGGATCCAAAAGTTAAGGCGAAAGGTGAGTTAACTGGTTTTGCTAGGAAGGGACAGAAAGGGGCTATTTTCCAAATGGAAAAAGATTCAGAGTTAGACTATCTTACATGGGATAATAATACAGAATCTCAAAAACTGGAATTTGACAATCTCAAAGAATTTGTATACAAACTCACCCAAACACCTGATATTTCCTTTGAAAAACTTAAGTCTATGGGAGCTATATCTGGTGTTGCTGCGCAATATTACTTCATGGATATTCACTTGAAAGTGGAAATGAAGCGTGAAATATGGGATGATTATTTGGCGAGACGAATTAACATCATTAAAGCGTTTCTAGCGAATGTTCTGAGCACAAAAGATGCCAAAAAGCTGGAAGAATTAGAAGTTGATATTGTCTATAATCCATACATTATTAACGATAAAAAAGAAAAGATTGCTTATCTAATAGATGCAACGGGCGGTCAGCAGATTATGAGCACTGAAACCGCAATGCGAGAGTTGGGTATTGACGATCCAGAGGAAGAAATGAAGCGAATTCGTGAAGAAAACCAATATTCAGCGGAAACAGAGAATTCACAAACGTTTGGAGTATGA
- a CDS encoding phosphoadenosine phosphosulfate reductase family protein translates to MKALEELTADLRGKLPRLLISFSGGETSAYMLWWILENWKWRYEIQVVFANTGQENEETLEFVEKCSEYFDVRVIWVEAVFNMQYRKGTTHRIVDFKSASRNGEPFEQMIKKHGIPNQTTPHCNRELKLYAINSYLKSIKWKDYYTAIGIRVDEFDRMNAKREENKILYPLIKEKPMTKKMINQWWNQQPFRLKLKGYQGNCKTCWKKSDAKLFTLAKENEGQYDFFRNMELKYENYVPASRLDKIKKRGEVPNLPCRFFRKNRSVQEMINEAKTFNKRVVDDAMEFPELNLFDLLEEESCDIYSECGIDN, encoded by the coding sequence ATGAAAGCACTAGAAGAACTAACAGCGGATTTACGGGGAAAATTGCCGAGGCTTTTAATTTCATTTTCAGGAGGAGAAACTTCAGCTTATATGCTATGGTGGATATTAGAGAACTGGAAATGGAGATATGAGATACAAGTAGTATTTGCGAATACTGGGCAGGAGAATGAGGAAACTCTTGAATTTGTTGAAAAATGTAGCGAATACTTTGATGTCAGAGTGATATGGGTAGAAGCTGTTTTTAATATGCAGTATCGAAAAGGAACTACACACAGAATAGTTGATTTCAAATCAGCTTCTAGAAATGGTGAACCTTTCGAGCAGATGATAAAAAAACACGGAATTCCAAATCAGACAACGCCTCATTGCAACCGAGAATTAAAACTTTATGCAATTAATTCATATTTAAAATCAATAAAGTGGAAAGATTACTATACAGCCATCGGTATCAGAGTAGATGAGTTTGACCGAATGAATGCAAAAAGAGAAGAAAATAAAATCCTCTATCCATTGATTAAAGAAAAACCTATGACTAAAAAAATGATTAATCAATGGTGGAATCAACAGCCGTTTAGGTTGAAATTGAAAGGTTATCAAGGTAACTGCAAAACCTGCTGGAAAAAATCAGATGCAAAACTGTTCACGTTGGCAAAGGAAAATGAGGGACAGTATGATTTCTTTAGAAATATGGAGCTAAAATATGAGAACTATGTGCCAGCAAGTAGATTGGATAAAATTAAAAAAAGAGGTGAAGTTCCAAATCTACCATGTCGATTCTTCAGAAAAAACAGAAGTGTTCAGGAGATGATTAATGAAGCAAAAACATTCAATAAAAGAGTTGTTGACGATGCGATGGAATTTCCAGAATTGAACCTATTCGATCTATTAGAAGAAGAAAGTTGCGATATATACTCTGAATGTGGGATTGATAATTAA
- a CDS encoding terminase small subunit, with the protein MAKKKSEENEGRKPDGKFAEGNKFSPGRTPVYSNGEELAEKLLEYFEWIKGEFIIERKITSKTTGKGKDAVTTTEDEPVKIWTRYPEEPTMTGLAMYLGFESRQSLYDYGKKDGFSYPIKRALLEVENNYEKGLFGDKVVGVIWGLKNMGWTDKTETKLTGDPDNPVEIKEQTKIIFTRGFGDSK; encoded by the coding sequence ATGGCAAAGAAGAAGAGTGAAGAGAATGAAGGAAGAAAGCCGGATGGAAAGTTTGCGGAGGGGAATAAGTTTTCACCTGGAAGAACACCCGTATATTCAAACGGTGAAGAGCTTGCTGAAAAACTTCTTGAATACTTCGAATGGATTAAAGGGGAGTTTATTATCGAAAGAAAGATAACAAGTAAAACTACCGGAAAAGGGAAAGATGCTGTTACAACGACCGAAGACGAGCCAGTAAAGATATGGACTCGTTATCCAGAGGAACCCACAATGACTGGATTAGCTATGTATCTAGGTTTTGAAAGCAGACAATCCCTTTACGACTATGGGAAAAAAGACGGTTTTTCTTACCCTATAAAAAGAGCCTTACTTGAAGTAGAAAATAATTATGAAAAAGGACTATTTGGAGATAAAGTTGTTGGCGTTATTTGGGGACTTAAAAACATGGGCTGGACAGACAAGACTGAAACAAAACTAACCGGCGATCCAGACAATCCAGTCGAAATAAAAGAACAAACAAAAATCATTTTCACACGTGGTTTTGGAGATTCCAAATAA